The Lysobacter enzymogenes genome window below encodes:
- a CDS encoding STM4015 family protein codes for MTIGEYSQIYRGKRVVEFRMGATPAGGDVVYRLTQDYDSEESQRDLLDDFLSKVDPAELDTLIVGAWSEAHDEGPQGYLDALIEYRAKLPKLTALFVGDMTYEDCEISWIIQTSYNPLLAAYPQLQSLRIRGSSSLELQAFSHEALEELAIECGGLPNKIVEAVAGSTLPALKHLELWLGSDNYGFDGSVADYQNLLAKIGPERLRYLGLRDSEISDDLAVWLAQQPWLGSLQTLDLSLGTIGDIGAQALAESPNLGALERIDLSHHYISDEWQAKLRALPCQVVLDDPEEEDDGDRYVAVSE; via the coding sequence GTGACCATCGGCGAGTACTCGCAGATCTACCGCGGCAAACGCGTCGTCGAATTCCGCATGGGCGCCACGCCCGCCGGCGGCGACGTGGTCTACCGGCTGACCCAGGACTACGACAGCGAGGAGAGCCAGCGCGACCTGCTCGACGATTTCCTGTCCAAGGTCGACCCGGCCGAACTGGACACCCTGATCGTCGGCGCGTGGAGCGAAGCCCACGACGAGGGCCCGCAGGGCTACCTCGATGCGCTGATCGAATACCGCGCCAAGCTGCCCAAGCTCACCGCGCTGTTCGTCGGCGACATGACCTACGAGGACTGCGAGATCTCCTGGATCATCCAGACCTCCTACAACCCGCTGCTGGCCGCGTACCCGCAACTGCAGTCGCTGCGCATCCGCGGCTCCAGCAGCCTGGAGCTGCAGGCGTTCTCGCACGAGGCGCTGGAAGAACTGGCGATCGAATGCGGCGGCCTGCCGAACAAGATCGTCGAGGCCGTCGCCGGCTCGACCCTGCCCGCGCTCAAGCACCTGGAACTGTGGCTCGGTAGCGACAACTACGGCTTCGACGGCAGCGTCGCCGACTACCAGAACCTGCTCGCCAAGATCGGCCCGGAGCGCCTGCGCTACCTCGGCCTGCGCGATTCGGAAATCAGCGACGATCTGGCCGTATGGCTGGCGCAGCAGCCGTGGCTGGGCTCGCTGCAGACCCTGGACCTGTCGTTGGGCACCATCGGCGACATCGGCGCGCAGGCGCTGGCCGAAAGCCCGAACCTCGGCGCGCTGGAGCGCATCGACCTGAGCCACCACTACATCTCGGACGAGTGGCAGGCCAAGCTGCGCGCGCTGCCGTGCCAGGTGGTGCTCGACGATCCCGAGGAAGAGGACGACGGCGACCGCTACGTGGCCGTGTCCGAGTAA